A region of Flavobacterium album DNA encodes the following proteins:
- a CDS encoding HAD family hydrolase: protein MQKLKAVIFDLDGTLANTLPLCISAFRKSIEPLAGREVSDAEIIATFGPSEEGTIMALAPDHYDKGVSDYLRIYEESHAMCPAPFEGVIELLDVLKNQDIRIAMVTGKGQVSADISLDKFGIAHYFELMETGIPHGPSKPKGIQAILDMWDDITKDEVIYVGDAPGDITACRQVGIPVIAAAWAETAEPELLLPMLPDELFYTVDDFAEWLKDHI, encoded by the coding sequence ATGCAAAAACTCAAAGCCGTAATTTTCGACCTTGACGGTACACTTGCCAATACCCTTCCGTTATGCATCAGCGCTTTCCGGAAATCTATTGAGCCATTGGCCGGAAGGGAGGTTAGCGATGCCGAAATTATAGCGACTTTCGGGCCTTCGGAAGAAGGCACCATAATGGCCCTGGCACCAGATCATTATGATAAAGGCGTGAGCGATTACCTCCGTATTTATGAAGAAAGCCATGCTATGTGTCCCGCCCCTTTTGAGGGAGTTATTGAATTACTGGACGTTCTGAAAAATCAGGATATCCGCATTGCGATGGTTACCGGAAAAGGACAGGTTAGCGCCGATATCTCTTTGGATAAATTCGGTATCGCCCACTATTTTGAATTAATGGAAACCGGCATTCCGCATGGGCCAAGCAAGCCAAAAGGAATACAGGCGATCCTGGACATGTGGGATGATATTACTAAAGATGAGGTGATCTATGTCGGCGATGCCCCGGGTGACATTACCGCATGCAGGCAGGTGGGCATACCGGTAATTGCAGCTGCCTGGGCAGAAACCGCCGAGCCGGAGCTGCTTCTCCCTATGCTACCGGATGAGCTGTTTTATACCGTGGACGATTTCGCGGAATGGCTGAAAGACCACATATAA
- the sucC gene encoding ADP-forming succinate--CoA ligase subunit beta has protein sequence MNLHEYQGKEILASHGVRVQRGIVANNPAEAVAAAKQLTAETGTGWHVVKAQIHAGGRGKGGGVKLAKNLQQVEELAEQIIGMNLITPQTPPTGKRVHKVLIAEDVYYPGESETSEFYMSVLLNRGKARNMIMYSTEGGMDIEEVAEHTPHLIFTEEIDPAVGLQAFQARRIAFNLGLSGNAFKEMTQFVASLYKAYIDSDASMFEINPVLKTSDNKIMAVDAKVVLDDNALYRQKKYADMRDIREENPIEVEAKEVGLNYVDLDGTVGCMVNGAGLAMATMDLIKYAGFEPANFLDVGGTADAKRVETAFRIILRDPNVKAILINIFGGIVRCDRVAQGVVDAYKNMGDSIKVPIIVRLQGTNADIAKELIDNSGMPILSATLFQEAADQVKAALS, from the coding sequence ATGAATTTACACGAATATCAGGGAAAAGAAATACTTGCAAGCCACGGCGTACGTGTTCAGCGCGGTATTGTAGCCAATAATCCTGCCGAGGCTGTAGCTGCTGCAAAACAGCTTACTGCCGAGACCGGAACAGGATGGCATGTTGTTAAAGCACAGATACATGCAGGTGGCCGCGGTAAAGGCGGTGGCGTAAAGCTGGCTAAAAACCTTCAGCAGGTTGAAGAGCTTGCAGAACAGATCATCGGCATGAACCTTATAACCCCGCAAACGCCTCCTACGGGCAAGAGGGTACATAAAGTGCTTATTGCTGAAGATGTGTACTATCCCGGAGAAAGTGAAACTTCAGAATTCTATATGTCTGTTCTTTTGAACAGGGGCAAAGCGCGCAACATGATCATGTATTCTACCGAAGGAGGTATGGATATCGAGGAAGTTGCCGAGCACACGCCGCACCTTATCTTCACCGAAGAAATTGATCCTGCTGTTGGCCTTCAGGCTTTCCAGGCAAGGAGGATCGCGTTTAACCTTGGTCTTAGCGGCAACGCTTTCAAGGAAATGACGCAATTCGTTGCCTCGCTTTACAAAGCGTACATCGATAGCGATGCTTCCATGTTTGAGATCAACCCGGTGCTTAAGACATCTGATAATAAGATCATGGCTGTAGATGCTAAAGTGGTGCTTGATGACAATGCCCTTTACCGCCAGAAAAAATATGCCGACATGCGCGATATCCGCGAGGAGAACCCTATCGAGGTTGAGGCAAAAGAAGTAGGCCTTAACTACGTTGACCTTGACGGTACCGTAGGCTGTATGGTAAACGGTGCGGGGCTTGCTATGGCAACTATGGACCTTATTAAATATGCAGGATTTGAGCCGGCCAACTTCCTTGACGTGGGTGGTACTGCGGATGCTAAAAGGGTAGAGACGGCTTTCCGTATCATCCTTCGCGACCCGAACGTAAAAGCGATCCTAATCAACATCTTTGGCGGTATCGTTCGTTGCGACCGTGTTGCCCAGGGTGTAGTTGATGCCTATAAAAATATGGGTGATTCAATCAAAGTGCCTATCATCGTTCGCCTTCAGGGTACCAATGCCGATATTGCAAAAGAGCTTATCGACAACTCCGGTATGCCAATCCTTTCTGCAACACTCTTCCAGGAAGCTGCAGACCAGGTAAAAGCTGCTCTTAGCTAA
- a CDS encoding alpha/beta hydrolase: MKRYLFLLFALISITAKAQSTASGNVCTFTIHSPQLDVEKKIWVYLPATYQSDIKKKYPVIYMHDAQNLFDRATSFTGEWRVDETLDSLKAEVIVVGIEHGGNRRMAELTPYPNAKYGGGDANIYLDFITETLKPHIDENYRTKTDRKDTAIAGSSLGGLVSYYALLKYPETFAKAIVFSPAFWFSKEIYTLTEETAKIDGRIYFLAGDSEDENMVPDLEKMVKLVEGKIKNKKHLVQKVVPGGKHNEELWAREFPAAFLWIME, encoded by the coding sequence ATGAAACGGTACCTATTTTTATTGTTCGCGTTAATTTCAATTACTGCGAAAGCACAAAGCACCGCATCGGGAAATGTTTGTACTTTCACAATCCATTCGCCACAGCTTGATGTGGAGAAGAAGATATGGGTTTACCTGCCTGCAACTTACCAAAGTGACATCAAAAAGAAATATCCCGTAATCTATATGCATGATGCCCAGAACCTTTTTGACAGGGCTACATCATTTACGGGTGAATGGCGTGTTGACGAGACCCTCGACAGCCTTAAAGCCGAAGTGATCGTGGTAGGTATAGAGCATGGCGGCAACAGACGGATGGCGGAGCTTACTCCCTACCCTAATGCCAAATACGGCGGGGGTGATGCTAACATATATCTCGACTTTATCACCGAAACACTTAAGCCACATATTGACGAAAACTACCGCACCAAAACCGACAGGAAAGATACCGCTATAGCCGGGAGCTCGCTGGGCGGCCTTGTATCCTATTACGCCTTGCTGAAATATCCGGAAACGTTCGCGAAGGCGATTGTGTTCTCCCCGGCATTTTGGTTTTCGAAAGAAATTTATACGCTTACGGAAGAAACTGCTAAAATCGATGGCAGAATATATTTCCTTGCCGGGGACAGCGAAGATGAAAATATGGTACCCGACCTTGAAAAAATGGTAAAGCTGGTTGAAGGAAAAATAAAGAACAAAAAGCACCTTGTACAAAAAGTAGTACCGGGCGGCAAACATAATGAGGAACTTTGGGCCCGGGAATTTCCTGCTGCCTTTCTATGGATAATGGAATAG
- a CDS encoding alpha/beta hydrolase: MKNYFTLLLIIISVFCSFAQKTEYTTQSNIRYYPESIYKNDAYAAERCVLDIYYPKGVKDFATILWFHGGGLTEGSKYIPEALKDKGYCIVAIGYRLSPNVKAKSCIEDAAAAIAWVYKNIATYGGDPSHLFVSGHSAGGYLAMMTVLDKSYLSKYNMDADKIAGLIPFSGQCITHFTIRKEKGIPEKQPVVDEFAPLYHVRSDAPPTLLITGDRELEMLGRYEENAYMARMMKIAGHKDIRLLELQGYGHNMEAPAFPLLLKEVKRIMDLKK; encoded by the coding sequence ATGAAAAATTACTTCACTCTTTTACTTATCATCATTTCGGTATTTTGTTCCTTCGCCCAAAAAACCGAATATACCACCCAAAGCAACATCCGCTATTATCCCGAAAGCATTTATAAAAACGATGCGTATGCCGCAGAGCGCTGCGTACTGGATATTTACTACCCGAAAGGCGTAAAGGATTTTGCCACAATACTTTGGTTTCATGGCGGCGGGCTTACCGAGGGTAGCAAATACATACCCGAGGCACTGAAGGACAAAGGCTATTGTATAGTAGCCATAGGTTACAGGCTAAGCCCCAATGTAAAGGCAAAATCCTGCATTGAAGATGCAGCGGCGGCCATTGCGTGGGTGTACAAAAATATCGCGACTTATGGAGGAGATCCTTCACACTTATTCGTATCAGGGCATTCTGCAGGCGGGTATCTGGCCATGATGACAGTGCTGGACAAATCCTACCTTTCAAAATATAATATGGATGCCGATAAGATCGCCGGGCTGATACCGTTTAGCGGGCAGTGCATTACTCATTTTACCATTCGCAAAGAAAAAGGCATTCCGGAGAAACAACCCGTGGTTGATGAATTTGCTCCTTTATACCATGTTCGCTCGGATGCACCGCCTACATTGCTTATTACAGGAGACCGCGAGCTGGAAATGCTGGGCCGCTATGAAGAGAATGCTTACATGGCACGGATGATGAAGATTGCCGGGCATAAAGATATCCGCCTGCTGGAACTCCAGGGCTACGGGCACAACATGGAAGCGCCTGCTTTCCCGTTGCTGCTGAAGGAAGTAAAAAGGATTATGGATTTGAAGAAATAA
- a CDS encoding NAD(P)H-dependent flavin oxidoreductase, translating to MNRITQLFGIQYPIIQAGMIWASGYKLASAVSNAGGLGVIGAGSMYPEVLREHIQKCKKATDKPFSVNVPMLYPNIEEIMNIIVEEGVKIVFTSAGNPKTWTGFLKEKGITVVHVVSSVKFALKSQEAGVDAVVAEGFEAGGHNGREETTTLALIPMVKEKLSVPLIAAGGIATGRGMLAAMVLGADGVQVGSRFAASTESSSHEKFKQAIVDAQDGDTHVTLKELAPVRLIKNKFFHDVVALYAKSPTVDDLKTLLGRARAKKGMFEGDLEEGELEIGQIAGLIHEIKPAGEILREMIADFEIAKQEMMAVKF from the coding sequence CCAGTGGCTACAAACTGGCCAGCGCCGTAAGCAACGCCGGAGGCTTAGGTGTCATAGGGGCAGGGTCGATGTATCCTGAAGTGCTTAGGGAGCATATCCAAAAATGCAAAAAAGCAACAGATAAGCCTTTTTCGGTAAACGTGCCGATGCTCTACCCGAACATTGAGGAGATCATGAATATAATCGTAGAGGAAGGCGTGAAGATCGTTTTTACCTCTGCGGGCAACCCAAAGACATGGACCGGATTTTTAAAGGAGAAAGGCATTACTGTTGTTCACGTAGTGAGCAGTGTGAAATTTGCGCTGAAGTCGCAGGAAGCAGGAGTCGATGCCGTTGTGGCTGAAGGCTTTGAAGCCGGTGGGCATAATGGACGGGAAGAGACTACAACGTTAGCTCTCATTCCAATGGTAAAGGAAAAACTGTCTGTGCCGCTGATAGCCGCAGGGGGAATAGCCACCGGAAGAGGAATGCTGGCCGCGATGGTGCTTGGTGCCGATGGCGTACAGGTGGGCAGCCGTTTCGCTGCCTCAACAGAATCTTCCTCCCACGAAAAATTCAAGCAGGCGATAGTTGATGCCCAGGATGGTGATACCCATGTTACACTTAAGGAACTGGCTCCGGTGCGGCTGATAAAGAACAAGTTTTTCCATGATGTAGTGGCACTGTATGCCAAGTCGCCTACAGTTGACGACCTGAAAACACTGTTGGGCCGGGCGCGTGCCAAAAAAGGAATGTTTGAAGGCGACCTTGAAGAAGGCGAGCTTGAGATAGGGCAAATAGCAGGGCTGATACACGAGATAAAACCTGCAGGCGAAATTTTACGGGAAATGATAGCTGACTTCGAAATTGCAAAGCAGGAGATGATGGCTGTGAAGTTTTAA
- a CDS encoding DUF1456 family protein — protein MNNNDVFKKLRVALQLRDDQIVDILQLVDFRISKAELGAFFRNADHPNYMECGDQVLRNFLNGLVIHLRGTKENPTNAMDVIEKNKAAVKQNAGKAGQENKAPALKEKPKRPPLKGPKQHNNNKTKKEPIVEKVKFNNGKNKKS, from the coding sequence ATGAATAACAACGATGTATTCAAAAAGCTTCGTGTAGCCCTTCAGCTAAGGGACGACCAGATAGTAGACATATTGCAGCTTGTGGATTTCAGGATTTCTAAGGCCGAGCTTGGCGCTTTCTTCCGCAATGCAGACCATCCTAACTATATGGAGTGTGGCGACCAGGTGTTGCGTAATTTCCTGAACGGGCTGGTTATCCATTTGAGGGGAACAAAAGAAAACCCCACAAATGCCATGGATGTCATTGAAAAGAATAAGGCAGCTGTCAAACAAAACGCTGGAAAAGCAGGTCAGGAAAATAAAGCCCCGGCATTAAAAGAAAAACCAAAACGGCCGCCGCTAAAAGGCCCGAAGCAGCATAATAATAACAAAACAAAAAAAGAGCCTATTGTTGAAAAAGTAAAATTCAACAATGGTAAAAATAAAAAATCCTGA
- the lysA gene encoding diaminopimelate decarboxylase produces the protein MDTKQLLQLAEEFGNPLYVYDAAKIQSQYQRLEKAFAKVEHLRINYAVKALSNISVLKLLKQMGSGLDTVSIQEVQLGLLAGFSPDRIIYTPNGVSMEEIEEVAAMGVQINIDNLSILEQFGAKHPKTPVCIRINPHVMAGGNSNISVGHIDSKFGISIHQMPHLLRIVENTGMHINGIHMHTGSDILDIEVFLYAAEILFDTAIHFKELEFLDFGSGFKVPYKKDDIQTDVEELGKKLTKRFNAFCNEYGRELTLAFEPGKFLVSEAGFFMARVNVVKQTTSTVFAGVDSGFNHLIRPMLYGSQHHIENISNPKGKERFYSVVGYICETDTFASNRRIAEIKEGDILCFRNAGAYCFSMSSNYNSRVRPAEVLWYEGKGHLIRERETFEDIIRNQVIMEFGAAVV, from the coding sequence ATGGACACGAAACAACTGCTGCAACTGGCCGAAGAATTTGGGAATCCGCTTTATGTATACGATGCGGCTAAAATACAATCGCAATACCAAAGGCTCGAAAAGGCTTTTGCAAAAGTAGAGCATTTAAGGATCAACTATGCCGTAAAGGCGCTCTCTAACATATCGGTACTGAAACTGCTGAAGCAAATGGGCTCCGGCCTTGATACGGTTTCCATACAGGAAGTACAATTAGGGCTGCTTGCCGGGTTTTCGCCCGACAGGATCATCTATACCCCAAACGGTGTTTCGATGGAAGAGATCGAGGAAGTAGCCGCAATGGGTGTCCAGATCAACATTGATAACCTTTCGATACTCGAGCAATTCGGAGCCAAGCACCCGAAGACACCGGTATGCATCCGCATCAATCCGCACGTTATGGCAGGCGGCAACAGTAATATTTCTGTTGGGCACATTGACAGTAAATTTGGCATTTCCATCCACCAGATGCCCCACCTGCTGCGCATTGTAGAGAATACAGGTATGCACATCAACGGCATCCACATGCACACAGGCAGCGATATTCTTGACATTGAGGTGTTCCTTTATGCGGCAGAGATATTGTTTGACACGGCAATACACTTTAAAGAACTGGAATTCCTGGATTTCGGAAGCGGGTTTAAAGTGCCTTATAAAAAAGATGATATCCAGACCGACGTGGAAGAATTGGGCAAAAAACTCACAAAACGCTTTAATGCGTTTTGCAACGAATATGGCCGGGAGCTTACACTCGCTTTTGAGCCGGGGAAATTCCTGGTGAGCGAAGCAGGTTTTTTCATGGCCAGGGTAAATGTAGTTAAGCAGACGACCTCAACGGTATTCGCAGGGGTCGACAGTGGCTTTAATCACCTCATCCGCCCAATGTTATACGGGTCGCAGCACCATATCGAGAATATTTCGAACCCTAAGGGCAAGGAGCGCTTTTACTCGGTGGTAGGTTATATCTGTGAGACCGATACATTTGCCAGCAACCGCCGCATTGCTGAAATAAAAGAAGGCGACATACTATGTTTCCGCAATGCCGGGGCATACTGCTTCTCGATGAGCAGCAACTACAATTCAAGGGTGCGCCCTGCCGAGGTGCTTTGGTATGAAGGTAAAGGCCACCTGATAAGGGAACGCGAAACATTTGAAGACATCATCCGCAACCAGGTTATTATGGAGTTTGGGGCGGCTGTGGTTTAG
- a CDS encoding alkaline phosphatase: MDRRRFFRNGSLFTLGATLISPFKGTAGILDTGILNKNKKAKNIIFMVSDGMSTGTLNIADLYINRKLGRSSNWLQLYKDQRVSRALMDTASASSIVTDSSAGSSSWGGGMRVNNGSLNVGPKGERPLPILQKFKKAGKKVGCVTTVPITHATPAGFCVNNDSRNSQPEIAEDYLKIGFDIMMGGGNKYFSAEKRQDKKDVYADYKAKGWQVAKNRQEMLQATEGKPVLGVFAEDALPFSIDRRSNSELVAKVPTLAEMAQKAIDHMKNNKNGFALQIEAGKVDWGAHSNDIAALLYDQVAFDEAIKVAIDFAEKDGETLVIITTDHGNANPGVIYGKEANKNFDNLQNFVQTNEWVLNEIKPASTTAQVREFIKHAQATTITEDEAKTLLSYYTGKFGKKDGLYNYNNLPFREFAEMQKQYNSVGWISMDHSADYVELAMFGPGSELLKPFVKNTDLHYLMLQAAEVENKF, translated from the coding sequence ATGGACAGAAGAAGATTTTTCAGGAATGGGTCGCTGTTTACACTTGGCGCTACATTAATAAGCCCTTTTAAAGGCACTGCCGGAATACTCGATACCGGTATATTAAACAAAAACAAGAAAGCAAAAAATATCATCTTTATGGTGAGCGACGGCATGAGCACCGGCACCCTCAACATCGCCGACCTGTACATCAACCGCAAGCTTGGGAGAAGCTCCAACTGGTTGCAATTATACAAAGACCAGCGCGTTAGCCGGGCACTTATGGATACGGCTTCTGCGAGCTCTATCGTTACCGATTCCTCAGCGGGGAGCTCTTCGTGGGGCGGCGGCATGCGGGTGAACAATGGCTCGCTGAACGTTGGCCCAAAAGGTGAAAGGCCGCTGCCGATACTCCAAAAATTCAAAAAAGCGGGTAAGAAGGTGGGCTGTGTTACTACAGTGCCAATAACCCACGCTACCCCCGCAGGATTTTGCGTGAATAATGATAGCCGCAATTCGCAGCCCGAAATAGCAGAAGATTACCTGAAAATAGGCTTTGACATAATGATGGGCGGCGGCAATAAGTATTTCAGCGCTGAAAAAAGGCAAGATAAGAAAGATGTTTATGCCGACTATAAAGCCAAAGGCTGGCAGGTAGCAAAAAACAGGCAGGAAATGCTGCAGGCTACCGAAGGAAAGCCGGTGCTTGGTGTATTTGCTGAAGATGCGCTGCCTTTCAGTATCGATCGCAGAAGTAACAGCGAGCTTGTAGCTAAAGTCCCCACCCTTGCAGAAATGGCCCAAAAAGCCATTGACCACATGAAAAACAACAAGAACGGTTTTGCCCTCCAGATAGAAGCGGGAAAAGTAGACTGGGGAGCGCACTCTAATGATATTGCCGCGCTGCTGTATGACCAGGTGGCTTTTGATGAAGCGATAAAGGTAGCGATAGATTTTGCCGAAAAAGACGGCGAAACACTGGTTATCATTACTACCGACCACGGCAACGCCAACCCGGGGGTCATTTATGGCAAAGAAGCCAACAAGAATTTTGACAACCTGCAGAATTTTGTTCAGACCAACGAATGGGTACTGAATGAGATCAAGCCGGCATCGACTACAGCACAGGTGCGCGAATTTATAAAGCATGCACAGGCAACAACTATAACCGAAGATGAGGCCAAAACGCTGTTAAGCTATTATACCGGCAAATTTGGCAAGAAGGATGGGCTGTATAATTATAACAATTTACCCTTCAGGGAATTTGCAGAAATGCAGAAACAATATAATTCGGTGGGTTGGATAAGCATGGACCACTCGGCTGATTATGTTGAGCTGGCGATGTTCGGGCCCGGCAGTGAATTGCTGAAGCCTTTTGTAAAAAATACCGACCTGCACTACCTGATGCTGCAGGCTGCTGAAGTGGAGAATAAATTTTAG
- a CDS encoding YiiX family permuted papain-like enzyme, with the protein MKTLLCFILTLLFFSCNSSGNLPDEDDLQDGDLIFQESTSAQSKAIQLATHSKYSHCGIIFKGEGNCFVVEAIQPVQSTPLKDWIKRGKGGHYVVRRLKDADDVLTPKFVLEMKKFARIYSGKDYDLHFSWDNDKMYCSELIWKIYNQKGKGIEIGRLQKLKDFDLSNPIVKEKLAERYGDKIPYNEKVISPGEIFDSDLLETIISK; encoded by the coding sequence ATGAAAACCCTGCTTTGCTTCATACTCACTTTATTATTTTTCAGCTGTAACTCATCAGGGAATTTGCCCGATGAAGACGATTTGCAGGATGGCGACCTTATTTTCCAGGAATCTACATCAGCGCAGAGCAAGGCCATACAATTGGCCACGCACTCAAAATATTCGCACTGTGGGATAATTTTTAAGGGAGAAGGCAACTGCTTTGTTGTTGAAGCCATACAGCCGGTACAGTCGACACCGCTGAAGGATTGGATCAAACGCGGGAAAGGCGGGCATTATGTAGTAAGGCGCCTTAAAGATGCCGATGATGTACTGACACCAAAATTCGTCCTTGAAATGAAGAAATTTGCCCGTATTTATTCAGGAAAAGATTACGACCTCCATTTCAGCTGGGACAATGACAAAATGTATTGCTCGGAACTTATCTGGAAAATTTACAATCAAAAAGGCAAAGGAATCGAAATAGGCCGATTACAGAAACTTAAAGATTTTGACCTGAGTAATCCTATTGTAAAAGAAAAGCTTGCCGAACGCTACGGTGATAAAATACCTTATAATGAAAAGGTTATTTCTCCCGGAGAGATATTTGATAGCGACCTGCTTGAAACAATTATTTCGAAATAG
- a CDS encoding YybH family protein, which produces MKYKFFFLMIILTGYAGQAQIIIKPTDALWKAIQDKNQKHAKAFVSGDIPALMETYWNWGVVMPEHSATRYYPDAIKDYYKQWLSLAKMNNFTKTTYEVIDYDGYALETGTFTQNYTLKGGKPYNYTGKYMVLWRTSSKLFDSPWIAAEIWGSNTPFDDAVLPQITDEGAVVLRDRLTNSDIEKEVKGRNAIIAKLVKERKGGEHANMFLPDAIYMTYYTPMLVGIDKIRPYFTEHEKPGDVTIDSLLLDASLVMETKDGAIEFGFYSVGYTASGRSGMVNGKSINVWKRDKNGALMMFRQMVNHD; this is translated from the coding sequence ATGAAATACAAATTTTTCTTCCTGATGATTATCCTTACAGGGTATGCAGGCCAGGCCCAAATCATTATAAAACCTACGGATGCCCTGTGGAAAGCTATCCAGGATAAAAACCAGAAGCATGCGAAGGCTTTTGTATCCGGTGATATACCCGCACTGATGGAAACCTATTGGAACTGGGGCGTAGTAATGCCGGAACACAGCGCAACACGGTATTATCCCGATGCCATAAAAGACTATTACAAGCAGTGGCTTTCGCTTGCTAAAATGAACAACTTTACGAAAACCACCTACGAGGTGATTGATTATGATGGCTATGCATTAGAGACCGGTACCTTTACACAAAATTACACCCTGAAAGGCGGCAAACCTTATAATTATACCGGGAAATACATGGTGTTGTGGCGCACCAGCTCCAAACTCTTCGATTCGCCCTGGATAGCAGCCGAAATATGGGGTTCCAATACTCCTTTCGATGATGCTGTGCTTCCGCAGATAACAGATGAAGGCGCTGTTGTGCTGCGCGACAGGCTCACCAATTCTGATATTGAGAAAGAAGTGAAAGGGCGCAATGCTATAATTGCAAAACTTGTAAAGGAACGCAAAGGCGGCGAGCATGCGAACATGTTCCTCCCAGATGCCATTTATATGACGTATTATACCCCGATGCTGGTTGGCATAGACAAAATACGCCCTTATTTTACCGAACACGAAAAGCCGGGCGATGTGACTATAGACTCACTTTTGCTTGACGCTTCATTGGTCATGGAAACAAAAGACGGGGCTATAGAGTTCGGTTTTTACAGTGTGGGATATACAGCGAGCGGTCGTAGCGGGATGGTTAACGGTAAGAGCATTAACGTATGGAAACGAGATAAGAACGGAGCACTGATGATGTTCAGGCAAATGGTGAACCATGATTAG